From a region of the Castanea sativa cultivar Marrone di Chiusa Pesio chromosome 10, ASM4071231v1 genome:
- the LOC142612671 gene encoding peptide chain release factor 1, mitochondrial isoform X1, with amino-acid sequence MRIHGGNLVRALKLFKSSAPIIPGRPNQPHNLHSSVTSSLISDYFRSYSTPTAEVQQQQQQPQLSADLVRIMEQRLSAIEHRTTCLHNLINQPEVSPAEYARANKELRKLRGSMELIAHLRTKQKEINGLKSLMAECPQDKDMLDMATEELGQAIEEEKRLQSLLLKSLLPKDDADERDSILEVRAGTGGEEASLFAMDVFKIYERYSQKKGWKFEVVDITESDLKGYKEASAAISGAGVYGKLKFESGIHRVQRVPVTEKSGRVHTSAVSVAILPQADEVDVQLRNEDLRIDTYRSGGSGGQHANTTNSAVRITHIPTGMTVAIQDERSQHMNKAKALKVLCAKLYEIERSRIQISRSKLRLEQIGSGDRSERIRTYNFAQGRVTDHRVGITHYAIDDVMQGESLDVFINALLLQQEMDAIASFGSSK; translated from the exons aTGAGAATTCATGGAGGCAATCTGGTACGGGCACTGAAACTGTTCAAATCCTCTGCACCAATAATACCAGGACGCCCAAACCAACCACACAATCTTCATTCTTCCGTCACTTCTTCTCTCATCTCCGACTACTTTCGCTCTTACTCTACACCCACAG CAGAAgtgcagcagcagcagcagcaacctCAGCTGTCGGCCGACCTCGTTAGAATAATGGAACAAAGGTTGTCGGCTATTGAACATAGGACTACTTGTCTTCACAATCTCATCAACCAG CCAGAAGTGTCACCGGCAGAGTATGCAAGGGCCAATAAGGAGCTCCGGAAGCTCAGGGGTTCTATGGAGCTTATAGCTCATTTGAGGACTAAACAGAAG GAGATTAATGGTTTGAAGTCACTGATGGCTGAATGTCCACAAGACAAAGACATGCTTGATATGGCCACTGAGGAATTAGGTCAGGCTattgaagaagagaaaaggCTGCAGAGTTTGCTGCTCAAGTCCTTACTTCCAAAGGATGATGCTGATGAGAGGGACAGTATCTTGGAGGTGAGAGCAG GAACGGGTGGGGAAGAGGCTTCTTTGTTTGCAATGGATGTGTTTAAAAT ATATGAGAGATACTCACAAAAGAAAGGTTGGAAATTTGAAGTTGTAGATATAACAGAGTCTGATCTTAAAGGATACAAG GAAGCCAGTGCAGCAATTTCAGGAGCAGGTGTTTATGGGAAACTTAAATTTGAGAGTGGGATTCACAGAGTTCAG CGAGTCCCAGTCACAGAGAAGTCTGGACGTGTTCACACCAGTGCTGTTTCTGTTGCTATTCTTCCTCAGGCTGATGAG GTAGATGTCCAGTTGAGGAATGAAGATTTGAGAATTGATACTTATAGATCTGGTGGTTCTGGTGGGCAGCATGCAAATACCACAAACAGTGCTGTTAGAATAACTCATATTCCAACTGGGATGACAGTGGCCATACAAGATGAGCGATCTCAGCATATG AACAAAGCCAAAGCACTTAAGGTGCTGTGCGCAAAGCTATATGAAATAGAAAGGTCTAGAATTCAGATCAGTAGATCAAAACTACGATTGGAGCAG ATTGGTAGTGGGGACAGATCTGAACGCATCCGTACATACAACTTTGCTCAAGGGCGTGTCACTGATCACCGTGTTGGTATCACTCATTATGCAATAGATGATGTGATGCAGGGAGAAAGTCTAGATGTCTTCATCAATGCTCTTCTTTTGCAGCAGGAAATGGATGCAATTGCATCTTTTGGTTCTTCCAAGTga
- the LOC142612671 gene encoding peptide chain release factor 1, mitochondrial isoform X2 has product MRIHGGNLVRALKLFKSSAPIIPGRPNQPHNLHSSVTSSLISDYFRSYSTPTEVQQQQQQPQLSADLVRIMEQRLSAIEHRTTCLHNLINQPEVSPAEYARANKELRKLRGSMELIAHLRTKQKEINGLKSLMAECPQDKDMLDMATEELGQAIEEEKRLQSLLLKSLLPKDDADERDSILEVRAGTGGEEASLFAMDVFKIYERYSQKKGWKFEVVDITESDLKGYKEASAAISGAGVYGKLKFESGIHRVQRVPVTEKSGRVHTSAVSVAILPQADEVDVQLRNEDLRIDTYRSGGSGGQHANTTNSAVRITHIPTGMTVAIQDERSQHMNKAKALKVLCAKLYEIERSRIQISRSKLRLEQIGSGDRSERIRTYNFAQGRVTDHRVGITHYAIDDVMQGESLDVFINALLLQQEMDAIASFGSSK; this is encoded by the exons aTGAGAATTCATGGAGGCAATCTGGTACGGGCACTGAAACTGTTCAAATCCTCTGCACCAATAATACCAGGACGCCCAAACCAACCACACAATCTTCATTCTTCCGTCACTTCTTCTCTCATCTCCGACTACTTTCGCTCTTACTCTACACCCACAG AAgtgcagcagcagcagcagcaacctCAGCTGTCGGCCGACCTCGTTAGAATAATGGAACAAAGGTTGTCGGCTATTGAACATAGGACTACTTGTCTTCACAATCTCATCAACCAG CCAGAAGTGTCACCGGCAGAGTATGCAAGGGCCAATAAGGAGCTCCGGAAGCTCAGGGGTTCTATGGAGCTTATAGCTCATTTGAGGACTAAACAGAAG GAGATTAATGGTTTGAAGTCACTGATGGCTGAATGTCCACAAGACAAAGACATGCTTGATATGGCCACTGAGGAATTAGGTCAGGCTattgaagaagagaaaaggCTGCAGAGTTTGCTGCTCAAGTCCTTACTTCCAAAGGATGATGCTGATGAGAGGGACAGTATCTTGGAGGTGAGAGCAG GAACGGGTGGGGAAGAGGCTTCTTTGTTTGCAATGGATGTGTTTAAAAT ATATGAGAGATACTCACAAAAGAAAGGTTGGAAATTTGAAGTTGTAGATATAACAGAGTCTGATCTTAAAGGATACAAG GAAGCCAGTGCAGCAATTTCAGGAGCAGGTGTTTATGGGAAACTTAAATTTGAGAGTGGGATTCACAGAGTTCAG CGAGTCCCAGTCACAGAGAAGTCTGGACGTGTTCACACCAGTGCTGTTTCTGTTGCTATTCTTCCTCAGGCTGATGAG GTAGATGTCCAGTTGAGGAATGAAGATTTGAGAATTGATACTTATAGATCTGGTGGTTCTGGTGGGCAGCATGCAAATACCACAAACAGTGCTGTTAGAATAACTCATATTCCAACTGGGATGACAGTGGCCATACAAGATGAGCGATCTCAGCATATG AACAAAGCCAAAGCACTTAAGGTGCTGTGCGCAAAGCTATATGAAATAGAAAGGTCTAGAATTCAGATCAGTAGATCAAAACTACGATTGGAGCAG ATTGGTAGTGGGGACAGATCTGAACGCATCCGTACATACAACTTTGCTCAAGGGCGTGTCACTGATCACCGTGTTGGTATCACTCATTATGCAATAGATGATGTGATGCAGGGAGAAAGTCTAGATGTCTTCATCAATGCTCTTCTTTTGCAGCAGGAAATGGATGCAATTGCATCTTTTGGTTCTTCCAAGTga
- the LOC142612671 gene encoding peptide chain release factor 1, mitochondrial isoform X3 — protein sequence MEQRLSAIEHRTTCLHNLINQPEVSPAEYARANKELRKLRGSMELIAHLRTKQKEINGLKSLMAECPQDKDMLDMATEELGQAIEEEKRLQSLLLKSLLPKDDADERDSILEVRAGTGGEEASLFAMDVFKIYERYSQKKGWKFEVVDITESDLKGYKEASAAISGAGVYGKLKFESGIHRVQRVPVTEKSGRVHTSAVSVAILPQADEVDVQLRNEDLRIDTYRSGGSGGQHANTTNSAVRITHIPTGMTVAIQDERSQHMNKAKALKVLCAKLYEIERSRIQISRSKLRLEQIGSGDRSERIRTYNFAQGRVTDHRVGITHYAIDDVMQGESLDVFINALLLQQEMDAIASFGSSK from the exons ATGGAACAAAGGTTGTCGGCTATTGAACATAGGACTACTTGTCTTCACAATCTCATCAACCAG CCAGAAGTGTCACCGGCAGAGTATGCAAGGGCCAATAAGGAGCTCCGGAAGCTCAGGGGTTCTATGGAGCTTATAGCTCATTTGAGGACTAAACAGAAG GAGATTAATGGTTTGAAGTCACTGATGGCTGAATGTCCACAAGACAAAGACATGCTTGATATGGCCACTGAGGAATTAGGTCAGGCTattgaagaagagaaaaggCTGCAGAGTTTGCTGCTCAAGTCCTTACTTCCAAAGGATGATGCTGATGAGAGGGACAGTATCTTGGAGGTGAGAGCAG GAACGGGTGGGGAAGAGGCTTCTTTGTTTGCAATGGATGTGTTTAAAAT ATATGAGAGATACTCACAAAAGAAAGGTTGGAAATTTGAAGTTGTAGATATAACAGAGTCTGATCTTAAAGGATACAAG GAAGCCAGTGCAGCAATTTCAGGAGCAGGTGTTTATGGGAAACTTAAATTTGAGAGTGGGATTCACAGAGTTCAG CGAGTCCCAGTCACAGAGAAGTCTGGACGTGTTCACACCAGTGCTGTTTCTGTTGCTATTCTTCCTCAGGCTGATGAG GTAGATGTCCAGTTGAGGAATGAAGATTTGAGAATTGATACTTATAGATCTGGTGGTTCTGGTGGGCAGCATGCAAATACCACAAACAGTGCTGTTAGAATAACTCATATTCCAACTGGGATGACAGTGGCCATACAAGATGAGCGATCTCAGCATATG AACAAAGCCAAAGCACTTAAGGTGCTGTGCGCAAAGCTATATGAAATAGAAAGGTCTAGAATTCAGATCAGTAGATCAAAACTACGATTGGAGCAG ATTGGTAGTGGGGACAGATCTGAACGCATCCGTACATACAACTTTGCTCAAGGGCGTGTCACTGATCACCGTGTTGGTATCACTCATTATGCAATAGATGATGTGATGCAGGGAGAAAGTCTAGATGTCTTCATCAATGCTCTTCTTTTGCAGCAGGAAATGGATGCAATTGCATCTTTTGGTTCTTCCAAGTga